The Mucilaginibacter mallensis genome has a segment encoding these proteins:
- a CDS encoding ThuA domain-containing protein, producing MKITPAFICLLLLLTINHTTQAQKVTKPKFRVIALAEIGGGHARFDTAAKIWLNKLAIDSNFSVDYITDTKPITKAFLRRYQLFIQLDYPPYPWSDTAQMAFENYIKKGKGGWIGFHHPTLLGVFDGYPMWQWYSQFMGGIEFKNYIPGGASASLTVEDKNHPIMKGLPTSFTTKDEWYIYNQSPRANVHVLASINEDTYDPQKNVKMGDHPVIWTNEHVKARNIYIAMGHFPSLFQDENYTTLVRNAIFWAVKK from the coding sequence ATGAAAATAACGCCGGCTTTTATATGCCTTTTACTTTTACTGACTATTAATCATACAACTCAAGCTCAAAAAGTCACCAAACCCAAGTTCAGAGTAATTGCGCTTGCAGAGATTGGCGGCGGGCATGCACGTTTTGATACTGCAGCAAAAATCTGGCTCAATAAACTGGCTATCGACAGCAATTTCAGCGTTGACTACATCACCGATACCAAACCAATAACTAAAGCATTTTTACGCAGATATCAATTGTTCATCCAACTAGATTACCCGCCATACCCATGGAGCGATACCGCGCAAATGGCTTTTGAAAATTATATTAAAAAGGGCAAAGGTGGCTGGATAGGTTTTCACCATCCTACGCTTTTAGGTGTATTTGATGGTTACCCGATGTGGCAGTGGTATTCGCAATTTATGGGTGGTATTGAATTTAAGAATTACATACCGGGCGGCGCATCGGCATCGTTAACTGTGGAGGATAAAAACCATCCTATTATGAAAGGTTTGCCGACATCATTCACAACAAAGGATGAATGGTATATCTATAACCAAAGCCCTCGGGCTAATGTACACGTATTGGCAAGTATTAACGAAGATACTTATGATCCGCAGAAAAATGTGAAGATGGGCGACCACCCGGTTATATGGACAAATGAGCATGTAAAAGCCAGGAACATTTACATTGCCATGGGGCATTTCCCATCCTTATTTCAGGATGAGAATTATACTACCCTAGTGCGTAATGCCATATTTTGGGCTGTGAAAAAGTGA
- a CDS encoding ThuA domain-containing protein, which translates to MIKNILKAIFCFAIVLVFNQQASAQAQKIRVLAFYSTKVESDHVDFAKDAIKFYTKMAADKGFAFDTTQNWNELNTENLKNYKMVIWLNDFPQTEVQRSDFEKYMENGGGWIGFHVAGYNDQYTHWPWYVSFLGGAVFYNNNWPPLPAKVIVDDNTHPATKRLPKSYIAPINEWYGWKPDPRDNKDVRVLVTLAPSNYPLGKKDIITEGDIPVVWTNTKYKMIYMNMGHGDQIFDSATQNKMFEDAVLWLAK; encoded by the coding sequence ATGATAAAAAATATACTCAAAGCCATTTTCTGTTTTGCTATAGTACTGGTATTTAACCAACAGGCATCCGCGCAAGCGCAAAAAATCAGAGTGCTGGCATTTTACTCCACAAAAGTTGAATCAGATCATGTTGATTTTGCAAAGGATGCCATCAAATTTTATACAAAAATGGCTGCCGATAAAGGCTTTGCCTTTGACACTACCCAAAACTGGAATGAGCTAAATACAGAAAACCTGAAAAATTATAAAATGGTGATCTGGCTAAATGATTTCCCCCAAACGGAAGTACAGCGAAGCGATTTTGAGAAATATATGGAAAACGGCGGTGGCTGGATCGGCTTTCATGTGGCCGGTTATAATGACCAATATACCCACTGGCCCTGGTATGTAAGTTTTTTAGGCGGAGCTGTATTTTATAACAATAACTGGCCGCCATTGCCTGCTAAGGTTATTGTGGATGACAATACTCATCCGGCAACTAAACGACTGCCTAAGAGCTATATAGCGCCAATAAACGAATGGTATGGCTGGAAGCCTGATCCAAGGGATAATAAAGATGTAAGAGTATTAGTTACACTTGCGCCGTCAAACTATCCGTTAGGTAAAAAAGATATAATTACTGAGGGTGATATACCGGTGGTGTGGACGAACACCAAATACAAAATGATCTATATGAATATGGGTCACGGCGATCAGATATTTGATTCAGCAACGCAGAATAAAATGTTTGAGGACGCAGTTTTATGGCTTGCCAAATAA
- a CDS encoding DUF4468 domain-containing protein encodes MFKTLFFGALILFSLNTPAQTSKIDIPMKKGKVYYERSYRISDSSQQNELFKRAEKWFKQDFPNTQKIKISADKTTGEITGTGIFKIVTSNTGNYYFMRFAITIKVYNSGYTYTADKFYEKPIESGISNEYSKIEYRWWDYRQGKPWSKEDETLFKGIASNETALMASLEDEMNNR; translated from the coding sequence ATGTTTAAAACGCTGTTTTTCGGGGCACTTATTCTTTTTTCATTAAATACGCCGGCCCAAACCAGTAAAATAGATATCCCGATGAAAAAAGGGAAGGTTTATTACGAAAGAAGCTATAGGATAAGTGATAGTTCACAGCAAAATGAATTGTTTAAACGGGCCGAAAAATGGTTCAAACAAGATTTTCCGAATACACAAAAGATCAAAATATCAGCAGATAAAACAACCGGCGAAATTACAGGCACTGGCATATTTAAAATTGTGACCAGTAATACAGGCAACTATTACTTTATGCGCTTTGCTATCACCATTAAAGTGTACAATAGCGGTTACACTTATACGGCAGACAAGTTTTACGAGAAACCTATTGAAAGCGGTATATCCAATGAATACTCAAAAATAGAATACCGCTGGTGGGATTACAGGCAAGGCAAACCATGGTCGAAAGAGGATGAAACACTTTTTAAAGGGATAGCCTCAAATGAAACAGCTTTAATGGCATCGCTTGAAGATGAAATGAATAATAGATAA
- a CDS encoding ThuA domain-containing protein: protein MKKTLLLIFIYLFSLGALTAQIKSPRFRVIALYENGGHHIEYSKAARVWLDKLAADSNFSIDYIQNTDSIDDKFLSKYQLFIQLDYPPYAWKDKAVTAFQNYITEGKGGWIGFHHATLIGEFDGFPMWEWFHQFMGDIRFKNYIATFAKATVDVEDKNNPVMKGVSPKFVVEKEEWYTYDKDPRPNVHVIATVDESTYEPNSAIKMGGDHPVIWTNPNYKAKNVYIFMGHSPILFESKDYKRLFTNAIFWAASK from the coding sequence ATGAAAAAGACCCTGTTATTGATCTTTATTTACCTTTTTAGCTTAGGCGCATTAACTGCGCAAATAAAATCGCCTCGTTTTAGAGTGATAGCACTTTATGAAAATGGTGGACATCATATTGAATATTCAAAGGCGGCGCGGGTATGGCTGGATAAGTTGGCAGCCGACAGTAATTTTAGTATCGATTATATTCAGAACACGGATAGTATTGATGATAAATTCCTGTCGAAATATCAATTGTTCATCCAGTTGGATTATCCGCCATATGCATGGAAGGATAAAGCAGTAACCGCATTTCAGAACTATATTACCGAGGGTAAGGGTGGCTGGATCGGCTTTCATCACGCCACATTAATCGGTGAGTTCGATGGTTTTCCGATGTGGGAATGGTTCCACCAGTTTATGGGCGATATCAGATTCAAAAACTACATAGCCACCTTTGCAAAGGCTACGGTTGATGTGGAGGATAAGAATAACCCCGTTATGAAGGGCGTATCGCCAAAGTTTGTAGTTGAAAAAGAGGAGTGGTACACTTATGATAAGGATCCGCGGCCCAATGTACATGTGATCGCTACTGTTGATGAATCAACCTACGAGCCTAACTCAGCTATTAAAATGGGCGGCGATCATCCTGTAATATGGACTAACCCTAACTACAAGGCTAAGAATGTGTACATATTTATGGGCCATTCACCTATACTTTTTGAAAGTAAGGATTACAAAAGGCTGTTTACCAACGCTATTTTTTGGGCAGCCAGTAAGTAA
- a CDS encoding primary-amine oxidase yields the protein MIKTITLYGCLVLLLCAGKTYAQTDSVTYPLDPLTAKEMQRVVQILKDSKTTTGKDIFNIINLKEPPKREVLAYKPGTPFRREAFTSFYDYSKNGVTEAVVDLNTNKVVSVKNIPNVIGMGLEADSVASDIVKKDKNWVAALKKRGISIDSVTHRSVFTGDLGIGPIGHREQLVIARRKKNNVDIEGLMAYTDFTTGKILKIVDEGNSFSGMVDLNYFNKDSVKEVESAPKPLIITQPEGHNFQLKGHEITWQNWKMRFGVDNREGLVIYNVRYVDNGKERSVMYRGSMPEMVVPYGSPDLFQAAYNFFDAGEYRLGQGTAQSLSPGADAPENAAYVPAILHTENGVPFQVDRAVAVYEEYGGVLWRHGTVSRRATNLCIKYYTMIENYDYAFTWKFHQDGTIDVDVELTGIVEVKGVHRINEMDAPDKDDLSYQGHTFGTLVHPHVEAINHQHFFVFRLDMDIDGANNNAVEEMNSKLVPPGPQNPYGNAFYVDATKFKTEQEAQREVNYESARNWHIMNNNEMNDLGQHVGYMLMPGAQAKTFVPEGSSLLKKASFLNHQVWVTQYHDDEIYPAGKYPASNKVYDGLATWTAQDRDIDNNDIVVWYVAGITHIVRPEEWPIMSVHHMGFTLMPFGFFSSNPTFGITNPAFIKKEFKNVDKKQAGSDIDHQ from the coding sequence ATGATAAAAACCATTACCCTCTATGGCTGCCTCGTCCTGCTTTTATGCGCAGGTAAAACTTATGCGCAAACTGATAGCGTAACCTATCCGCTCGATCCGCTTACCGCAAAAGAAATGCAGCGCGTTGTACAAATATTAAAGGATAGTAAAACAACTACCGGCAAGGATATTTTCAATATCATCAACCTAAAGGAACCACCCAAGCGCGAGGTTTTGGCTTATAAGCCCGGCACACCTTTCAGGCGTGAAGCTTTTACCAGCTTTTATGATTACAGCAAAAATGGTGTTACCGAAGCGGTTGTTGATCTGAATACAAACAAGGTAGTGTCAGTTAAAAATATTCCAAATGTAATCGGCATGGGCCTTGAGGCTGATTCTGTTGCTAGTGATATTGTAAAGAAAGATAAGAACTGGGTCGCAGCATTGAAGAAAAGAGGGATCTCTATTGACTCCGTTACACATCGCAGCGTATTTACAGGTGATTTGGGCATAGGGCCGATTGGTCACCGGGAGCAATTGGTGATCGCCAGGCGTAAAAAGAATAATGTCGACATCGAGGGATTAATGGCTTATACCGATTTTACTACCGGTAAAATATTAAAGATTGTTGATGAGGGTAACAGCTTTAGCGGTATGGTTGATCTTAATTATTTTAATAAGGATTCGGTTAAAGAAGTTGAATCAGCACCAAAGCCCCTGATTATTACACAGCCAGAAGGTCACAACTTCCAGTTGAAGGGTCATGAAATTACCTGGCAAAACTGGAAAATGCGTTTCGGAGTTGATAATCGTGAGGGATTGGTGATCTACAATGTGCGATATGTGGATAATGGCAAGGAACGCTCGGTAATGTACCGTGGTTCGATGCCTGAAATGGTAGTGCCTTACGGGTCGCCCGATCTGTTCCAGGCAGCATATAACTTTTTTGATGCCGGGGAATACCGTTTAGGTCAAGGTACGGCACAGTCATTAAGTCCGGGTGCTGATGCGCCGGAAAACGCAGCTTATGTACCTGCAATATTGCATACAGAAAATGGCGTGCCGTTCCAGGTTGATAGGGCGGTGGCTGTTTATGAAGAGTATGGGGGGGTATTGTGGCGCCACGGCACAGTATCGCGCAGAGCTACTAACCTATGTATTAAATATTATACCATGATCGAGAATTACGACTATGCTTTTACATGGAAATTTCATCAGGATGGTACCATTGATGTAGATGTGGAGTTAACAGGTATTGTTGAAGTAAAAGGTGTGCATCGTATCAATGAGATGGATGCACCGGATAAGGATGATCTTTCTTATCAGGGGCATACGTTCGGTACTTTGGTACATCCGCATGTGGAGGCTATCAATCACCAGCACTTTTTTGTTTTCAGGTTGGATATGGATATAGATGGTGCCAATAACAATGCAGTTGAGGAGATGAACAGTAAATTAGTGCCTCCGGGGCCGCAAAACCCCTACGGCAATGCTTTTTATGTTGATGCAACAAAATTTAAGACAGAACAGGAAGCACAGCGTGAAGTTAATTATGAAAGTGCCCGTAACTGGCATATCATGAATAACAATGAAATGAATGATCTGGGCCAGCATGTAGGTTATATGCTGATGCCTGGCGCACAAGCCAAAACATTTGTGCCCGAAGGTTCATCATTGCTGAAAAAAGCAAGTTTTTTAAATCACCAGGTATGGGTAACGCAATATCATGATGATGAGATCTATCCGGCCGGAAAATATCCTGCCAGTAACAAGGTATATGATGGCTTAGCCACATGGACAGCCCAGGACAGGGATATTGATAATAATGATATTGTGGTATGGTATGTAGCTGGCATTACACACATTGTAAGGCCTGAGGAATGGCCAATTATGTCGGTACATCATATGGGCTTCACATTAATGCCGTTTGGCTTCTTTTCAAGCAATCCTACTTTCGGTATTACCAATCCGGCTTTTATAAAGAAGGAGTTTAAAAATGTAGATAAAAAGCAAGCCGGTTCTGATATAGATCATCAATAA
- a CDS encoding ThuA domain-containing protein yields the protein MINNPLKKSVVLILVCFWAMGLQVYAQQRFKVLVVASRASDHLKMIAAAKPFFEELGKKSGFDVDFTDDTSKINDANLANYQVFVMLQLAPFDMSYRQQAALQKFASQGKGWVGIHAAGLTGQEFLAKNTVYWQWFEGFMGGVIYSPHPAFQKATVIVEDRKHPATMHLPAKFEISDEWYEWDKSPRPNVRVLASVDESTYKQNKPMGDHPVIWTNENFRRMIYISIGHSPDDFTNQNYVTLMHDAIIWAASK from the coding sequence ATGATAAATAATCCACTGAAAAAAAGTGTAGTACTAATACTGGTCTGTTTTTGGGCCATGGGGTTACAGGTTTACGCGCAACAACGCTTCAAAGTATTGGTAGTGGCCTCACGTGCCAGTGATCATTTAAAGATGATTGCCGCGGCTAAACCTTTCTTTGAAGAACTCGGCAAAAAGAGCGGTTTTGATGTTGATTTTACCGATGATACCAGCAAAATTAATGATGCCAACCTGGCCAATTACCAGGTTTTTGTAATGCTGCAACTGGCGCCGTTTGATATGTCGTACAGGCAGCAGGCGGCTTTGCAAAAGTTTGCATCGCAGGGTAAAGGTTGGGTAGGCATTCATGCAGCCGGACTAACCGGGCAGGAGTTTTTGGCAAAGAATACTGTTTACTGGCAATGGTTCGAGGGCTTTATGGGCGGAGTGATCTATTCACCACATCCGGCTTTTCAAAAGGCTACAGTTATAGTTGAGGACCGGAAGCACCCCGCTACAATGCACTTGCCTGCGAAGTTTGAAATAAGTGACGAATGGTACGAGTGGGATAAAAGTCCACGCCCCAACGTGCGTGTATTGGCCAGTGTTGATGAATCAACCTACAAGCAAAATAAACCAATGGGCGATCACCCGGTGATCTGGACAAATGAAAACTTCAGGCGGATGATCTATATTAGTATAGGCCATTCCCCTGATGATTTTACAAATCAAAATTATGTAACACTAATGCACGATGCCATTATATGGGCAGCATCTAAATAA
- a CDS encoding triple tyrosine motif-containing protein, producing MNRAIFFIAIYLFSVSPAFAQTTIGLPAIRNYKSNDYNAATQIYDAKQDKAGILYFANDDGLLTFDGNYWKVYPMPNHTSIKSIAIDASGKIYAGGQDEVGYFYPNQYGVLKFHSIKKLLPLQAKQFADIWDIIIDGDHVFFRTIEAIFQYKNNHITVFDAPDGWKYLTKVNQSVFAFDKETGLSIFKKNNWETQIAKPALKGMRITGICNYSNDTLLVTSQKQGLYLLHGQTLTKKTTQIDAIIANDLVNCVQRIDSNKYAIGTVANGLLIINAKGQLIQKLSNTEGLQNSNVYRILADHDKNIWLGLENGVSFINSNTSVKSIYPVKGNQTVSSAIKIFDKKLFIGTSNGLYNIPLNNVASDISNSNGTFNEVANTKGQVWSLNEIDHKLLLGHQDGAFIVKDNKAVPLMTHQGVWSFQAYPAAHDIIAGTYTGLELLNKTTDGSFTDGGKLEGVYESLNNVTIDNHGNVWASHPYRGVFKIQLSADGKTIIHHKNYTLDNGLPSTQNNHVYFIKNKVLVATEKGLYEYNAATDRFVVSTFFSPVFKNTAVEYLTADNTGNIWFVNDQRVGVIDFSKRTAQQPYTVIYFPELTAQTVKGLEFIYPYNNQNIFIGSNDGVFHLNYSKYTQSAMPLKVMLSTVKAIADKDSLIFGGYFFNENNAASDQNLKQVISLPNQWNSFHFEYSSSLYAQKSNVEFKYKLKGFDQAWSAWSVKTEKDYTNLPYGIYTFSVIARNNLGNESQPVNYTFIITPAWYQTAWIYLFYVVLAVILIRIFTLWQRRRFAIQQRKHEEEQARLSYLHGLELDRNEKEIIALKNQNLEAELQFKNKELATITMHLVERGGILINFKQALLSLVKKTKIPDAEYEFRSVFKLLNEIEKNADDWNHFAIYFDQVHNNFLTIIKAKFPDLSSTDLKLCAYLRLNLSSKEIAQLMNISLKGVEISRYRIRKKLNLATEINLYDFLIEAVKNPL from the coding sequence ATGAACAGAGCCATTTTTTTTATTGCCATATATTTATTTTCCGTAAGCCCAGCATTTGCTCAAACCACTATAGGTTTGCCTGCGATCAGGAATTATAAAAGCAATGATTACAATGCAGCCACACAGATCTACGATGCAAAACAGGACAAAGCAGGCATACTATACTTTGCCAATGATGATGGATTATTAACTTTCGACGGTAATTATTGGAAAGTGTACCCAATGCCTAACCACACCTCCATAAAATCAATAGCGATTGATGCGAGTGGCAAAATTTATGCTGGCGGGCAGGATGAGGTGGGCTACTTCTACCCTAACCAGTACGGAGTTTTAAAATTTCATTCTATAAAAAAATTATTACCACTACAAGCAAAACAGTTTGCCGATATATGGGATATAATAATTGATGGCGATCATGTTTTCTTCCGTACTATTGAAGCTATTTTTCAATATAAAAACAATCATATTACTGTATTTGACGCGCCCGATGGCTGGAAATATTTAACAAAGGTAAATCAGTCTGTATTTGCATTTGATAAGGAAACCGGGCTATCAATATTTAAAAAAAATAATTGGGAAACACAGATTGCAAAGCCTGCTCTAAAAGGAATGCGCATAACAGGTATCTGTAATTACAGTAACGATACACTGCTGGTTACCAGCCAGAAACAGGGGCTTTATTTATTGCATGGGCAAACCCTCACCAAAAAGACTACTCAGATAGATGCCATTATTGCTAATGACCTGGTAAATTGTGTTCAAAGAATAGATTCGAATAAATATGCTATTGGTACAGTGGCAAACGGGCTTTTAATAATTAATGCAAAAGGACAACTGATCCAAAAGCTATCAAATACAGAAGGCCTGCAAAACTCAAATGTATACCGAATTTTGGCCGACCATGATAAAAACATTTGGCTCGGGCTCGAAAACGGTGTATCATTTATAAATTCTAATACATCGGTAAAAAGTATATACCCGGTTAAAGGCAATCAAACTGTTAGTTCGGCCATAAAAATATTTGATAAAAAGCTGTTTATCGGTACATCTAACGGATTGTATAATATTCCATTAAATAATGTGGCCAGCGATATAAGCAACAGTAACGGCACATTTAACGAAGTCGCCAATACTAAAGGCCAGGTATGGAGCCTGAATGAGATAGATCATAAGCTTCTTTTAGGCCATCAAGATGGGGCTTTTATTGTTAAGGATAACAAAGCCGTTCCCTTAATGACACATCAGGGCGTATGGTCTTTCCAGGCCTACCCTGCTGCACATGATATTATTGCAGGTACTTATACCGGGCTTGAACTCCTTAACAAAACAACAGATGGAAGTTTTACAGATGGCGGCAAACTGGAGGGTGTATATGAGTCGTTAAATAATGTTACGATTGATAATCATGGCAATGTATGGGCATCACATCCTTATAGAGGAGTTTTTAAAATACAGCTTTCTGCGGATGGGAAAACGATCATCCATCACAAAAACTATACACTAGATAATGGCTTACCATCAACCCAAAACAACCATGTTTACTTTATCAAAAACAAGGTATTAGTAGCAACTGAAAAAGGGCTATATGAATACAATGCCGCTACCGACAGATTTGTCGTATCAACCTTTTTCTCCCCTGTTTTTAAAAATACTGCTGTTGAATATCTTACTGCTGATAATACCGGCAATATTTGGTTTGTGAATGATCAGCGGGTTGGGGTAATTGATTTCAGTAAGAGAACTGCTCAACAGCCATATACCGTCATTTATTTTCCGGAGCTAACAGCACAAACCGTAAAGGGGCTTGAATTTATTTATCCATACAATAATCAGAACATTTTCATTGGTTCAAACGATGGGGTTTTCCATTTAAATTATAGCAAATACACACAGTCAGCAATGCCGTTAAAGGTGATGCTGAGCACTGTAAAAGCTATTGCTGATAAAGACAGCCTTATTTTTGGTGGGTACTTTTTTAATGAGAATAATGCAGCATCAGACCAAAACCTTAAACAGGTGATCAGCCTGCCTAACCAGTGGAACTCTTTCCATTTTGAGTATTCATCAAGCTTGTATGCGCAAAAAAGTAATGTTGAATTTAAATATAAGTTGAAAGGCTTTGACCAGGCATGGTCGGCATGGTCGGTTAAAACGGAAAAAGATTATACCAATTTGCCTTATGGCATTTATACATTTTCAGTAATTGCACGCAACAACCTGGGTAATGAATCGCAGCCGGTTAATTATACCTTCATTATAACCCCCGCATGGTATCAAACCGCATGGATCTACTTGTTTTACGTGGTTTTGGCTGTTATTTTGATCCGCATATTTACCCTATGGCAACGGAGAAGATTTGCCATACAACAAAGGAAACATGAAGAGGAACAGGCACGATTAAGTTATTTGCATGGCCTTGAACTCGATAGAAATGAAAAAGAGATCATCGCACTAAAAAACCAGAATTTAGAGGCTGAACTACAATTTAAAAACAAAGAATTGGCAACCATCACCATGCACCTTGTTGAGCGCGGGGGGATTTTAATCAACTTTAAACAGGCATTGCTTAGCTTAGTTAAAAAAACAAAAATACCGGATGCCGAATATGAATTCAGAAGTGTATTTAAATTATTGAACGAGATAGAAAAGAATGCTGACGACTGGAATCATTTCGCCATTTATTTTGACCAGGTACACAACAACTTCCTCACTATCATCAAAGCAAAGTTCCCTGATCTTAGCTCAACCGATTTAAAGTTATGCGCTTATTTAAGATTAAACCTTAGTTCAAAAGAAATCGCACAGCTAATGAATATCTCGCTCAAGGGAGTTGAGATCAGTCGGTACCGTATCCGTAAAAAGCTGAACCTCGCAACAGAAATTAACCTGTATGATTTTTTAATTGAGGCAGTAAAAAACCCGCTGTAA
- a CDS encoding redoxin family protein produces the protein MKNYKRIGLVLVATLLSVTVNVASAQDAAHQYDHKTLEIGASAPDFSLPGIDGKTYMLNSFKNAKVLVVVFMCNHCPTSQAYEQRIIKLTSDYAPKSVALVAINPNNPNGLRLDELGYSDVGDSFDDMKVRAKDAGFNFPYLYDGDTEITSDKYGPVSTPHVFIFDKDRKLRYNGRIDDMENPAKTPHSLDARNAIDAILSGKEVPVAVTKTFGCSIKWKDKSDWIQKATIQWAKEPVKLDTISASGIAEIVKNHTDKLRLINVWATWCGPCVAEFADLVTLNHTYRDRGLEFVSISADDPSRTDKALKFLVSKQASGPNYIYTGDDKYKMIDAVDPKWDGALPYTMLVDPDGKIVYAHQGAIDPEELRKVIFNDPLMGRIYK, from the coding sequence ATGAAGAATTACAAAAGAATAGGATTGGTATTGGTTGCAACCTTACTGTCAGTAACAGTAAATGTTGCATCCGCACAGGATGCCGCTCATCAATATGATCATAAAACGTTAGAAATTGGCGCCAGTGCTCCGGATTTTAGTCTGCCGGGCATTGATGGTAAAACGTACATGCTTAACTCGTTTAAAAATGCCAAAGTATTGGTGGTGGTGTTTATGTGCAATCATTGCCCAACCTCGCAGGCTTATGAGCAACGCATCATAAAATTAACCAGCGATTATGCTCCTAAAAGCGTAGCTCTGGTTGCTATCAACCCTAACAATCCCAACGGGTTGCGTTTGGATGAGTTGGGCTATAGTGATGTGGGTGATTCATTTGATGATATGAAAGTACGTGCAAAAGATGCAGGTTTTAATTTTCCTTATTTGTATGATGGAGATACAGAGATAACTTCGGACAAATATGGCCCGGTATCAACTCCACATGTTTTTATTTTTGATAAGGACAGGAAGCTACGCTATAACGGCCGGATAGATGACATGGAGAATCCTGCCAAAACACCGCATAGTCTGGACGCACGCAATGCAATTGATGCGATATTGAGCGGGAAGGAAGTACCTGTTGCGGTTACTAAAACCTTTGGCTGCTCCATAAAATGGAAAGATAAAAGTGACTGGATACAAAAAGCAACCATTCAATGGGCCAAGGAACCTGTGAAATTGGATACTATCAGCGCCAGCGGCATAGCTGAAATTGTAAAAAATCATACCGATAAGTTAAGACTGATAAACGTTTGGGCTACCTGGTGCGGGCCATGCGTAGCTGAGTTTGCTGATCTGGTTACGCTTAATCATACCTATCGCGACCGGGGATTGGAATTTGTAAGTATCAGTGCCGATGATCCCTCAAGAACGGATAAGGCGCTTAAATTTTTGGTAAGTAAGCAAGCATCCGGCCCTAATTATATCTATACTGGTGACGATAAATACAAAATGATTGATGCAGTTGACCCTAAATGGGATGGAGCGCTGCCTTATACTATGTTAGTTGATCCCGATGGTAAAATTGTATATGCCCACCAGGGTGCTATTGATCCGGAAGAATTAAGAAAGGTAATCTTTAATGATCCTTTAATGGGAAGGATATATAAATAG